One genomic window of Corticium candelabrum chromosome 21, ooCorCand1.1, whole genome shotgun sequence includes the following:
- the LOC134196598 gene encoding uncharacterized protein LOC134196598 isoform X3 translates to MSEGADDADCNASGLSSVSFDDVSCPPAEIYNAIRSNNAELLEDLLSKQNIDLLGCLDNKVKMTVLHQAAVVNKPDILTIVLAALWRKGIVVQALRSCDSNGSTPLACTVEDPRLFSNFSALLKACEESAPDVVRWKNENDSNLLHVAVDRRCVPVLRALIARDNMQAALLELNKSQSTPLEVANSQLRMNQTQLQMEKSSFEQMATIMKWNKMTRQFHERSRFSHRMEVIKALQEIVAILEHPTVEAKAAAAAQAASEALKLKEELRRREIRDKCIELVEKGDWPNLLVLIRSNDAADKTTALETIYFAMMEGKLDDTAVPILKEEDFEALQKLLVSKNGFTRLYAASTLYFVCKEKANQTLMTKHASIMTSLLSLLRTLNMDMQLLCLNIVHTLVINETLDDKTCWIQPLLLLKSYSCSTKLQRIAGEILGRLHDESMVNPGMWAVEDVAVWLDGKEELQDRSLYCKQFIESGIDGLHLLELTHEDMKGLGVKHLSDRRRIASFVDDLRRLNAPSVVGKRDIFLSYAHINIAFARSIRNALTAAGYSVWIDEAGIRAGVKWREAIANGVEHCRAFVFVTTPRSASSEYCMDELGLAEEQKKPIFNVVLEEVPMASMDPGFRLIISRRQWTFFTDESKFGESFEKLLSGIKMTIGGGRLDNKLLEKSELTKDETDAASTSQSQANSQSVGHGLLYVESTRDDDETDIHQKVSKLEERVCQLESELERMRSLEREVEELKHLFIVANTQTMSSQNKHLTETTESSLCNLL, encoded by the exons ATGAGTGAAGGAGCAGATGACGCTGACTGCAACGCTAGCGGGTTATCATCGGTTTCGTTTGACGACGTAAGTTGTCCTCCGGCCGAAATCTACAACGCTATTCGAAGCAACAACGCCGAGTTGCTCGAAGACCTTCTTTCCAAGCAGAACATCGACCTTCTGGGTTGTCTCGACAACAAAGTGAAA ATGACTGTGTTACATCAAGCTGCCGTTGTCAACAAGCCCGATATTCTTACAATTGTCCTGGCAGCACTTTGGAGGAAAGGGATTGTGGTGCAGGCGTTGAGGTCATGTGACAGCAATGGGTCTACTCCTCTTGCCTGCACAGTAGAGGATCCTAGATTGTTTTCTAATTTCTCGGCGTTGCTAAAGGCTTGTGAAGAGAGTGCACCAGATGTGGTGCGCTGGAAGAATGAgaatg ACAGCAATCTACTTCATGTTGCGGTCGATCGTCGCTGTGTACCCGTATTGAGAGCATTGATTGCCAGAGACAATATGCAAGCAGCATTATTGGAGTTGAACAAATCTCAGTCAACACCATTGGAAGTAGCAAACTCTCAGCTG CGAATGAATCAAACTCAACTACAAATGGAGAAGTCATCGTTTGAGCAAATGGCCACTATAATGAAATGGAACAAGATGACACGCCAGTTTCACGAACGATCTAGATTCAGTCACAGAATG GAGGTTATCAAAGCACTTCAGGAGATCGTGGCAATTCTGGAGCATCCTACTGTGGAAGCAAAG gctgctgctgctgctcaagCGGCTTCAGAAGCTCTGAAGTTGAAAGAAGAGTTGAGACGACGAGAAATTCGTGATAAGTGTATTGAACTTGTAGAAAAAGGAGATTGGCCTAACTTACTGGTGCTCATTCGGTCAAATGATGCGGCTGACAagacg ACTGCTCTGGAAACAATCTATTTTGCTATGATGGAAGGGAAACTGGATGACACCGCAGTTCCCATATTAAAAGAAGAAGACTTTGAAGCTTTGCAg AAACTTTTGGTTAGCAAGAATGGCTTTACTCGTCTCTATGCTGCATCGACTCTCTATTTTGTTTGCAAAGAGAAAGCCAATCAAACTCTTATGACAAAACAC GCCAGTATAATGACGTCACTTTTATCTTTGTTGCGCACTCTCAATATGGATATGCAGCTATTGTGTCTCAATATTGTTCATACATTGGTCATCAATGAAACGCTAGATGACAAAAC TTGCTGGATACAACCTCTTCTTTTACTGAAGTCTTATAGTTGTTCGACCAAACTGCAAAG AATTGCTGGAGAGATTTTAGGTCGACTGCATGATGAGTCAATGGTTAATCCGGGAATGTGGGCAGTGGAAGATGTTGCAGTTTGGTTGGATGGCAAAGAG GAGTTACAAGATAGATCTCTTTACTGTAAGCAGTTCATTGAAAGTGGCATTGATGGTTTGCACTTGTTGGAGTTGACACACGAAGACATGAAGG GACTTGGTGTGAAGCATCTTAGTGACAGAAGAAGGATAGCATCGTTTGTAGATG ACTTACGAAGGCTCAATGCACCGTCAGTTGTTGGCAAGCGAGACATCTTTTTGAGTTATGCTCACATCAATATTGCCTTTGCTAGGAGTATTAGG AATGCTCTGACCGCCGCAGGTTATTCAGTGTGGATAGATGAAGCTGGCATTCGTGCTGGCGTCAAATGGCGTGAAGCAATAGCGAATGGTGTTGAG CATTGTAGAGCTTTTGTATTTGTCACGACGCCTCGGTCTGCTTCATCGGAGTATTGCATGGATGAA CTAGGGTTGGCCGAGGAGCAAAAAAAGCCAATATTTAATGTCGTTTTGGAGGAAGTTCCAATGGCATCTATGGATCCAGGGTTTAGGCTCATAATATCAAGAAGACAG TGGACATTCTTTACCGATGAAAGCAAATTTGGAGAATCATTTGAGAAACTGCTGAGTGGTATCAAAATGACTATTGGAGGTGGTCGTCTTGACAACAAACT CCTTGAAAAGAGTGAACTCACAAAGGACGAGACTGATGCTGCTTCTACATCACAAAGCCAG GCTAACTCTCAGTCAGTAGGCCACGGTCTTCTGTACGTGGAAAGTACTCGAGATGACGatgaaacagacatacaccAGAAAGTATCAAAATTGGAAGAGCGAGTATGTCAGTTGGAGAGCGAGCTGGAACGAATGCGCTCTCTGGAACGAGAAGTAGAAGAATTGAAACACTTG TTTATAGTTGCCAATACTCAAACAATGTCATCTCAGAACAAGCATTTGACTGAAACCACGGAATCGTCTCTCTGCAATTTATTGTGA
- the LOC134196598 gene encoding uncharacterized protein LOC134196598 isoform X2 has translation MSEGADDADCNASGLSSVSFDDVSCPPAEIYNAIRSNNAELLEDLLSKQNIDLLGCLDNKVKMTVLHQAAVVNKPDILTIVLAALWRKGIVVQALRSCDSNGSTPLACTVEDPRLFSNFSALLKACEESAPDVVRWKNENDSNLLHVAVDRRCVPVLRALIARDNMQAALLELNKSQSTPLEVANSQLRMNQTQLQMEKSSFEQMATIMKWNKMTRQFHERSRFSHRMEVIKALQEIVAILEHPTVEAKAAAAAQAASEALKLKEELRRREIRDKCIELVEKGDWPNLLVLIRSNDAADKTTALETIYFAMMEGKLDDTAVPILKEEDFEALQKLLVSKNGFTRLYAASTLYFVCKEKANQTLMTKHASIMTSLLSLLRTLNMDMQLLCLNIVHTLVINETLDDKTCWIQPLLLLKSYSCSTKLQRIAGEILGRLHDESMVNPGMWAVEDVAVWLDGKEELQDRSLYCKQFIESGIDGLHLLELTHEDMKGLGVKHLSDRRRIASFVDDLRRLNAPSVVGKRDIFLSYAHINIAFARSIRNALTAAGYSVWIDEAGIRAGVKWREAIANGVEHCRAFVFVTTPRSASSEYCMDELGLAEEQKKPIFNVVLEEVPMASMDPGFRLIISRRQWTFFTDESKFGESFEKLLSGIKMTIGALKRVNSQRTRLMLLLHHKAREEFALTCGRTQGLTCSNSSHGLLYVESTRDDDETDIHQKVSKLEERVCQLESELERMRSLEREVEELKHLFIVANTQTMSSQNKHLTETTESSLCNLL, from the exons ATGAGTGAAGGAGCAGATGACGCTGACTGCAACGCTAGCGGGTTATCATCGGTTTCGTTTGACGACGTAAGTTGTCCTCCGGCCGAAATCTACAACGCTATTCGAAGCAACAACGCCGAGTTGCTCGAAGACCTTCTTTCCAAGCAGAACATCGACCTTCTGGGTTGTCTCGACAACAAAGTGAAA ATGACTGTGTTACATCAAGCTGCCGTTGTCAACAAGCCCGATATTCTTACAATTGTCCTGGCAGCACTTTGGAGGAAAGGGATTGTGGTGCAGGCGTTGAGGTCATGTGACAGCAATGGGTCTACTCCTCTTGCCTGCACAGTAGAGGATCCTAGATTGTTTTCTAATTTCTCGGCGTTGCTAAAGGCTTGTGAAGAGAGTGCACCAGATGTGGTGCGCTGGAAGAATGAgaatg ACAGCAATCTACTTCATGTTGCGGTCGATCGTCGCTGTGTACCCGTATTGAGAGCATTGATTGCCAGAGACAATATGCAAGCAGCATTATTGGAGTTGAACAAATCTCAGTCAACACCATTGGAAGTAGCAAACTCTCAGCTG CGAATGAATCAAACTCAACTACAAATGGAGAAGTCATCGTTTGAGCAAATGGCCACTATAATGAAATGGAACAAGATGACACGCCAGTTTCACGAACGATCTAGATTCAGTCACAGAATG GAGGTTATCAAAGCACTTCAGGAGATCGTGGCAATTCTGGAGCATCCTACTGTGGAAGCAAAG gctgctgctgctgctcaagCGGCTTCAGAAGCTCTGAAGTTGAAAGAAGAGTTGAGACGACGAGAAATTCGTGATAAGTGTATTGAACTTGTAGAAAAAGGAGATTGGCCTAACTTACTGGTGCTCATTCGGTCAAATGATGCGGCTGACAagacg ACTGCTCTGGAAACAATCTATTTTGCTATGATGGAAGGGAAACTGGATGACACCGCAGTTCCCATATTAAAAGAAGAAGACTTTGAAGCTTTGCAg AAACTTTTGGTTAGCAAGAATGGCTTTACTCGTCTCTATGCTGCATCGACTCTCTATTTTGTTTGCAAAGAGAAAGCCAATCAAACTCTTATGACAAAACAC GCCAGTATAATGACGTCACTTTTATCTTTGTTGCGCACTCTCAATATGGATATGCAGCTATTGTGTCTCAATATTGTTCATACATTGGTCATCAATGAAACGCTAGATGACAAAAC TTGCTGGATACAACCTCTTCTTTTACTGAAGTCTTATAGTTGTTCGACCAAACTGCAAAG AATTGCTGGAGAGATTTTAGGTCGACTGCATGATGAGTCAATGGTTAATCCGGGAATGTGGGCAGTGGAAGATGTTGCAGTTTGGTTGGATGGCAAAGAG GAGTTACAAGATAGATCTCTTTACTGTAAGCAGTTCATTGAAAGTGGCATTGATGGTTTGCACTTGTTGGAGTTGACACACGAAGACATGAAGG GACTTGGTGTGAAGCATCTTAGTGACAGAAGAAGGATAGCATCGTTTGTAGATG ACTTACGAAGGCTCAATGCACCGTCAGTTGTTGGCAAGCGAGACATCTTTTTGAGTTATGCTCACATCAATATTGCCTTTGCTAGGAGTATTAGG AATGCTCTGACCGCCGCAGGTTATTCAGTGTGGATAGATGAAGCTGGCATTCGTGCTGGCGTCAAATGGCGTGAAGCAATAGCGAATGGTGTTGAG CATTGTAGAGCTTTTGTATTTGTCACGACGCCTCGGTCTGCTTCATCGGAGTATTGCATGGATGAA CTAGGGTTGGCCGAGGAGCAAAAAAAGCCAATATTTAATGTCGTTTTGGAGGAAGTTCCAATGGCATCTATGGATCCAGGGTTTAGGCTCATAATATCAAGAAGACAG TGGACATTCTTTACCGATGAAAGCAAATTTGGAGAATCATTTGAGAAACTGCTGAGTGGTATCAAAATGACTATTGGAG CCTTGAAAAGAGTGAACTCACAAAGGACGAGACTGATGCTGCTTCTACATCACAAAGCCAG GGAAGAATTTGCTCTGACTTGTGGGAGAACCCAAGGCCTGACATGCAGCAATTCAA GCCACGGTCTTCTGTACGTGGAAAGTACTCGAGATGACGatgaaacagacatacaccAGAAAGTATCAAAATTGGAAGAGCGAGTATGTCAGTTGGAGAGCGAGCTGGAACGAATGCGCTCTCTGGAACGAGAAGTAGAAGAATTGAAACACTTG TTTATAGTTGCCAATACTCAAACAATGTCATCTCAGAACAAGCATTTGACTGAAACCACGGAATCGTCTCTCTGCAATTTATTGTGA
- the LOC134196598 gene encoding uncharacterized protein LOC134196598 isoform X1 codes for MSEGADDADCNASGLSSVSFDDVSCPPAEIYNAIRSNNAELLEDLLSKQNIDLLGCLDNKVKMTVLHQAAVVNKPDILTIVLAALWRKGIVVQALRSCDSNGSTPLACTVEDPRLFSNFSALLKACEESAPDVVRWKNENDSNLLHVAVDRRCVPVLRALIARDNMQAALLELNKSQSTPLEVANSQLRMNQTQLQMEKSSFEQMATIMKWNKMTRQFHERSRFSHRMEVIKALQEIVAILEHPTVEAKAAAAAQAASEALKLKEELRRREIRDKCIELVEKGDWPNLLVLIRSNDAADKTTALETIYFAMMEGKLDDTAVPILKEEDFEALQKLLVSKNGFTRLYAASTLYFVCKEKANQTLMTKHASIMTSLLSLLRTLNMDMQLLCLNIVHTLVINETLDDKTCWIQPLLLLKSYSCSTKLQRIAGEILGRLHDESMVNPGMWAVEDVAVWLDGKEELQDRSLYCKQFIESGIDGLHLLELTHEDMKGLGVKHLSDRRRIASFVDDLRRLNAPSVVGKRDIFLSYAHINIAFARSIRNALTAAGYSVWIDEAGIRAGVKWREAIANGVEHCRAFVFVTTPRSASSEYCMDELGLAEEQKKPIFNVVLEEVPMASMDPGFRLIISRRQWTFFTDESKFGESFEKLLSGIKMTIGGGRLDNKLLEYLVIAVFGDVISFSLFFSLEKSELTKDETDAASTSQSQANSQSVGHGLLYVESTRDDDETDIHQKVSKLEERVCQLESELERMRSLEREVEELKHLFIVANTQTMSSQNKHLTETTESSLCNLL; via the exons ATGAGTGAAGGAGCAGATGACGCTGACTGCAACGCTAGCGGGTTATCATCGGTTTCGTTTGACGACGTAAGTTGTCCTCCGGCCGAAATCTACAACGCTATTCGAAGCAACAACGCCGAGTTGCTCGAAGACCTTCTTTCCAAGCAGAACATCGACCTTCTGGGTTGTCTCGACAACAAAGTGAAA ATGACTGTGTTACATCAAGCTGCCGTTGTCAACAAGCCCGATATTCTTACAATTGTCCTGGCAGCACTTTGGAGGAAAGGGATTGTGGTGCAGGCGTTGAGGTCATGTGACAGCAATGGGTCTACTCCTCTTGCCTGCACAGTAGAGGATCCTAGATTGTTTTCTAATTTCTCGGCGTTGCTAAAGGCTTGTGAAGAGAGTGCACCAGATGTGGTGCGCTGGAAGAATGAgaatg ACAGCAATCTACTTCATGTTGCGGTCGATCGTCGCTGTGTACCCGTATTGAGAGCATTGATTGCCAGAGACAATATGCAAGCAGCATTATTGGAGTTGAACAAATCTCAGTCAACACCATTGGAAGTAGCAAACTCTCAGCTG CGAATGAATCAAACTCAACTACAAATGGAGAAGTCATCGTTTGAGCAAATGGCCACTATAATGAAATGGAACAAGATGACACGCCAGTTTCACGAACGATCTAGATTCAGTCACAGAATG GAGGTTATCAAAGCACTTCAGGAGATCGTGGCAATTCTGGAGCATCCTACTGTGGAAGCAAAG gctgctgctgctgctcaagCGGCTTCAGAAGCTCTGAAGTTGAAAGAAGAGTTGAGACGACGAGAAATTCGTGATAAGTGTATTGAACTTGTAGAAAAAGGAGATTGGCCTAACTTACTGGTGCTCATTCGGTCAAATGATGCGGCTGACAagacg ACTGCTCTGGAAACAATCTATTTTGCTATGATGGAAGGGAAACTGGATGACACCGCAGTTCCCATATTAAAAGAAGAAGACTTTGAAGCTTTGCAg AAACTTTTGGTTAGCAAGAATGGCTTTACTCGTCTCTATGCTGCATCGACTCTCTATTTTGTTTGCAAAGAGAAAGCCAATCAAACTCTTATGACAAAACAC GCCAGTATAATGACGTCACTTTTATCTTTGTTGCGCACTCTCAATATGGATATGCAGCTATTGTGTCTCAATATTGTTCATACATTGGTCATCAATGAAACGCTAGATGACAAAAC TTGCTGGATACAACCTCTTCTTTTACTGAAGTCTTATAGTTGTTCGACCAAACTGCAAAG AATTGCTGGAGAGATTTTAGGTCGACTGCATGATGAGTCAATGGTTAATCCGGGAATGTGGGCAGTGGAAGATGTTGCAGTTTGGTTGGATGGCAAAGAG GAGTTACAAGATAGATCTCTTTACTGTAAGCAGTTCATTGAAAGTGGCATTGATGGTTTGCACTTGTTGGAGTTGACACACGAAGACATGAAGG GACTTGGTGTGAAGCATCTTAGTGACAGAAGAAGGATAGCATCGTTTGTAGATG ACTTACGAAGGCTCAATGCACCGTCAGTTGTTGGCAAGCGAGACATCTTTTTGAGTTATGCTCACATCAATATTGCCTTTGCTAGGAGTATTAGG AATGCTCTGACCGCCGCAGGTTATTCAGTGTGGATAGATGAAGCTGGCATTCGTGCTGGCGTCAAATGGCGTGAAGCAATAGCGAATGGTGTTGAG CATTGTAGAGCTTTTGTATTTGTCACGACGCCTCGGTCTGCTTCATCGGAGTATTGCATGGATGAA CTAGGGTTGGCCGAGGAGCAAAAAAAGCCAATATTTAATGTCGTTTTGGAGGAAGTTCCAATGGCATCTATGGATCCAGGGTTTAGGCTCATAATATCAAGAAGACAG TGGACATTCTTTACCGATGAAAGCAAATTTGGAGAATCATTTGAGAAACTGCTGAGTGGTATCAAAATGACTATTGGAGGTGGTCGTCTTGACAACAAACTGTTGGAATATTTAGTGATTGCTGTATTTGGAGACGTTATCAGTTTCAGTTTGTTTTTTAGCCTTGAAAAGAGTGAACTCACAAAGGACGAGACTGATGCTGCTTCTACATCACAAAGCCAG GCTAACTCTCAGTCAGTAGGCCACGGTCTTCTGTACGTGGAAAGTACTCGAGATGACGatgaaacagacatacaccAGAAAGTATCAAAATTGGAAGAGCGAGTATGTCAGTTGGAGAGCGAGCTGGAACGAATGCGCTCTCTGGAACGAGAAGTAGAAGAATTGAAACACTTG TTTATAGTTGCCAATACTCAAACAATGTCATCTCAGAACAAGCATTTGACTGAAACCACGGAATCGTCTCTCTGCAATTTATTGTGA
- the LOC134196598 gene encoding uncharacterized protein LOC134196598 isoform X4, with product MSEGADDADCNASGLSSVSFDDVSCPPAEIYNAIRSNNAELLEDLLSKQNIDLLGCLDNKVKMTVLHQAAVVNKPDILTIVLAALWRKGIVVQALRSCDSNGSTPLACTVEDPRLFSNFSALLKACEESAPDVVRWKNENDSNLLHVAVDRRCVPVLRALIARDNMQAALLELNKSQSTPLEVANSQLRMNQTQLQMEKSSFEQMATIMKWNKMTRQFHERSRFSHRMEVIKALQEIVAILEHPTVEAKAAAAAQAASEALKLKEELRRREIRDKCIELVEKGDWPNLLVLIRSNDAADKTTALETIYFAMMEGKLDDTAVPILKEEDFEALQKLLVSKNGFTRLYAASTLYFVCKEKANQTLMTKHASIMTSLLSLLRTLNMDMQLLCLNIVHTLVINETLDDKTCWIQPLLLLKSYSCSTKLQRIAGEILGRLHDESMVNPGMWAVEDVAVWLDGKEELQDRSLYCKQFIESGIDGLHLLELTHEDMKGLGVKHLSDRRRIASFVDDLRRLNAPSVVGKRDIFLSYAHINIAFARSIRNALTAAGYSVWIDEAGIRAGVKWREAIANGVEHCRAFVFVTTPRSASSEYCMDELGLAEEQKKPIFNVVLEEVPMASMDPGFRLIISRRQWTFFTDESKFGESFEKLLSGIKMTIGGGRLDNKLLEKSELTKDETDAASTSQSQGRICSDLWENPRPDMQQFKPRSSVRGKYSR from the exons ATGAGTGAAGGAGCAGATGACGCTGACTGCAACGCTAGCGGGTTATCATCGGTTTCGTTTGACGACGTAAGTTGTCCTCCGGCCGAAATCTACAACGCTATTCGAAGCAACAACGCCGAGTTGCTCGAAGACCTTCTTTCCAAGCAGAACATCGACCTTCTGGGTTGTCTCGACAACAAAGTGAAA ATGACTGTGTTACATCAAGCTGCCGTTGTCAACAAGCCCGATATTCTTACAATTGTCCTGGCAGCACTTTGGAGGAAAGGGATTGTGGTGCAGGCGTTGAGGTCATGTGACAGCAATGGGTCTACTCCTCTTGCCTGCACAGTAGAGGATCCTAGATTGTTTTCTAATTTCTCGGCGTTGCTAAAGGCTTGTGAAGAGAGTGCACCAGATGTGGTGCGCTGGAAGAATGAgaatg ACAGCAATCTACTTCATGTTGCGGTCGATCGTCGCTGTGTACCCGTATTGAGAGCATTGATTGCCAGAGACAATATGCAAGCAGCATTATTGGAGTTGAACAAATCTCAGTCAACACCATTGGAAGTAGCAAACTCTCAGCTG CGAATGAATCAAACTCAACTACAAATGGAGAAGTCATCGTTTGAGCAAATGGCCACTATAATGAAATGGAACAAGATGACACGCCAGTTTCACGAACGATCTAGATTCAGTCACAGAATG GAGGTTATCAAAGCACTTCAGGAGATCGTGGCAATTCTGGAGCATCCTACTGTGGAAGCAAAG gctgctgctgctgctcaagCGGCTTCAGAAGCTCTGAAGTTGAAAGAAGAGTTGAGACGACGAGAAATTCGTGATAAGTGTATTGAACTTGTAGAAAAAGGAGATTGGCCTAACTTACTGGTGCTCATTCGGTCAAATGATGCGGCTGACAagacg ACTGCTCTGGAAACAATCTATTTTGCTATGATGGAAGGGAAACTGGATGACACCGCAGTTCCCATATTAAAAGAAGAAGACTTTGAAGCTTTGCAg AAACTTTTGGTTAGCAAGAATGGCTTTACTCGTCTCTATGCTGCATCGACTCTCTATTTTGTTTGCAAAGAGAAAGCCAATCAAACTCTTATGACAAAACAC GCCAGTATAATGACGTCACTTTTATCTTTGTTGCGCACTCTCAATATGGATATGCAGCTATTGTGTCTCAATATTGTTCATACATTGGTCATCAATGAAACGCTAGATGACAAAAC TTGCTGGATACAACCTCTTCTTTTACTGAAGTCTTATAGTTGTTCGACCAAACTGCAAAG AATTGCTGGAGAGATTTTAGGTCGACTGCATGATGAGTCAATGGTTAATCCGGGAATGTGGGCAGTGGAAGATGTTGCAGTTTGGTTGGATGGCAAAGAG GAGTTACAAGATAGATCTCTTTACTGTAAGCAGTTCATTGAAAGTGGCATTGATGGTTTGCACTTGTTGGAGTTGACACACGAAGACATGAAGG GACTTGGTGTGAAGCATCTTAGTGACAGAAGAAGGATAGCATCGTTTGTAGATG ACTTACGAAGGCTCAATGCACCGTCAGTTGTTGGCAAGCGAGACATCTTTTTGAGTTATGCTCACATCAATATTGCCTTTGCTAGGAGTATTAGG AATGCTCTGACCGCCGCAGGTTATTCAGTGTGGATAGATGAAGCTGGCATTCGTGCTGGCGTCAAATGGCGTGAAGCAATAGCGAATGGTGTTGAG CATTGTAGAGCTTTTGTATTTGTCACGACGCCTCGGTCTGCTTCATCGGAGTATTGCATGGATGAA CTAGGGTTGGCCGAGGAGCAAAAAAAGCCAATATTTAATGTCGTTTTGGAGGAAGTTCCAATGGCATCTATGGATCCAGGGTTTAGGCTCATAATATCAAGAAGACAG TGGACATTCTTTACCGATGAAAGCAAATTTGGAGAATCATTTGAGAAACTGCTGAGTGGTATCAAAATGACTATTGGAGGTGGTCGTCTTGACAACAAACT CCTTGAAAAGAGTGAACTCACAAAGGACGAGACTGATGCTGCTTCTACATCACAAAGCCAG GGAAGAATTTGCTCTGACTTGTGGGAGAACCCAAGGCCTGACATGCAGCAATTCAA GCCACGGTCTTCTGTACGTGGAAAGTACTCGAGATGA